GGATCAAATGTGGCAATGAGGTAAGATGCAAACAAGTTTTACTGAGTTGGTATGTTAGTATGAGGGGAAcggcaaaatcttttttttgtttgtttcagccaTGGAAACAAAGAGGTTTTCTCTTGCCGTGGTATCCAACTTGCTGTCGAATGGTTCATAGAGAAAGGGCACAAAGACATCACTGTGTTTGTCCCAGCATGGAGAAAAGAGCAGTCCAGGCCTGATGCCCTCATTACAGGTAGCAAACATGTTTTGGGTCGGGAAGTtgtatgaaaaaaagaaaagtaaacgcAGCATTTGCCCTCGCAGATCAAGAAATCTTACGCAAGCTCGAAAAAGAGAAGATCCTGGTTTTCACCCCATCTCGGAGGGTCCAAGGCAGAAGAGTGGTGTGCTATGACGATCGCTTCATAGTGAAGCTGGCTTATGATTCTGATGGAATTATCGTGTCCAACGACAACTACAGAGACTTGCAAAATGAAAAACCGGAGTGGAAGAAGTTCATCGAGGAACGACTCCTAATGTATTCATTCGTCAATGACAAGTAAGGAGCTGTGTTCGAGTCGACACGAAATCATGGGATGCTTGAAATATGCAAATGACATTTGGATGTTTTTTAGATTTATGCCACCTGATGATCCACTGGGAAGACATGGTCCGAGTTTGGAAAATTTCCTCCGCAAGCGTCCTGTTGTCCCAGAGCATAAAAAACAACCATGCCCCTATGGTgagtcatttcattttattggaCTGAGTCGATTTGTTTCTTGCTGACTTGATTCTTTGTGTCCTTAAAAAGGCAAAAAGTGCACATATGGACACAAGTGCAAATATTATCACCCGGAGCGAGTCAATCAGCCGCTGCGGTCGGTGGCTGACGAACTGCGGGCCTTCGCCAAACTCTCCGCAGTCAAGACAATGAGTGAGGGCGCCTTAGCCAAATACGGCACCGGGCCGTCAACGGTGACCAGGGACGGCAACTCCGAAGTCAAACGCGTGGCACCCAAACGCCAGTCGGACCCGAGCATCCGCTCGGTGGCCTGCGAGTCTCCAGAAAGCCTTTCGGTCATGAGGAAGTCTGAGACCAATTCAGTGCCTTCCCTTGTGACCGCTCTCAGCGTGCCCACCATGCAGCCCCTCAAGAGCCACGCGGCCGGGGCCTTGAACACGCGATCCGCCAGCAGCCCGGTGCCAGGTTCTTTGCAGTTCTCCCACAGTTCGCTGGAGCACATGTCCAGTGTGCAGTACCCTCCCATTTTGGTAACCAACAGTCACGGCGCTTCTGTGACATACAGCGAGCAGTTCCCAAAGTATGACTCGGTCAGCGACCACGGCTATTATTCACTGCACAGTGACTTCTCAAACATGAGCATGAGCAGTATGCACAACGTCGACAGTTTCTGTAGCATGGAGCACGAGCACGTGGTGTGCCAGAGAACTCGCAGCCACTGCGCCGAGTCTTGCCTCGGCCACTCCAACAGTGACTCTTTCCCCTCTTACGGCGACATGTACCCCAGCTCTGTGGACGGGAGCTTGGAGGAGAGCATGAAGGGCCAGCAGCAGTCTCCGGCAACGGGGAGAATGCAGACTTTCGGTTTTCGGCACGAAGCGCTCACGAGGGTGCAAAGTTACGGGCCCGAGGAGCCCAAGCAGGGTCCGCGGAAGCAGCCTGCCCCTCATCTGCCTCCGCACATCCAGCACGTGGCGGTGGGGGCCAGGTCGAGCTGCCCCGGGGACTACCCCGTCGCTCAGAACGTCCTCCCGCCGCTGTCCTCGCAGCCGACGCGCTCCCTCGGCATGACCCGTATGGACAGCGTATCCGATTCCAGGTTGTACGACAGCAACCCCATGAGACAGAGGCGACCGCCGCTGTGCCGCGAGCAGCACGCGAGCTGGGACCCCCTGCCCTGCGGCAACGAGTCTTACGGATACCACTCGTACCCTCTGAGCAACAGCCTGATGCCGTGCTGCGAGCGGGTCATGGTCCGCAGCATGCCTGACAAAATGGAGCAAATTTGGAACGTGCCGTGGGAGGCCTCAGCTGCGGCGGAACACCAAGAACGGTATGTCGTCCCAGAGCACCAGTATCAAACATATCGGAACCTTTGCAACATTTTTCCCGCTTACGTGGTCCATTCGGTGATGGAGAAGAACCCCCATTTGACAGACCCCCAACAACTGGCAGCTGTCATTGTCACAAATTTGAGGTCTTGTCACTAAGGTGGAAATTTAGTACAGAGATTTGAGCATTTTGGTTGCAAAGACAGGCACTTGATAAATGTTGCCAAATGTGCAACATTTGCCCTCaggagttctttttttttttaatgtctctgCTGCAAAATCCAGCTCTCTGGTTTTCCATCAGCAAGACGACATTAAGTCAACAGCATAGATGAAGTTTGCCTgacattttttaaacacaattgTAAGACATAAAAGGCTACACATTTATATGAAGTGTGGTACATTTGTAAAAGgacacttgtattttttttccacaacacGTCTATCACACCTGACCAGGAGCAAGGTTTCCTTTCAATTTTTAAAATAAGATTTTTAAATAGAAGGACTTTTTCCTGCAACGTCTTTTGGGGTTGCACTTGTGTAAAATTTGTCATTTGGTTTCAATCTTTAACCCACCTGGCAACATGACACCAGTTGCTGCTTTTTAGCATTTGGATTCATTTAAAGAGGAAatcaacctaaaaaaaaaaaatgttctgtgCAGCCTAACTAGTCAAAACATGGTGTTCTGATTAATGTTATGTTTCTGAGAAAATGCAGGCAAAATACCCCTTTATCTATCTcgggtggcggccattttgccacttgctgtcgactgaaaatgacatcaaagttgccaggtctcaggtcgcaaccaatcacggcttagCTTCACAAATCAGAAATgaacctgagacctggcaactgtgatgtcattttcagtcgacagcaattggcaaaatggccgccccctgagctGGATAAAATGGGGTGAACCTTGCTTCTTAATCGGAATGCTGTGTTTAGATTAGTGGGGGCACAAACAacattattgtaaagaaaattttggggttgacttcccTCTTTAATGAACACTATCTATGTTTTATCCACGTTAAGACATCCTGTTCAGGTCATATGGATGTGCTGTGAATGTTTGCGCTGCAGTACAAATATTAATAACTTTCTTTAGCTTTGCTTCTGCtgtaaataacacattttttttggtgtgttcaTTTGTTTTAACACGAGTAAGAGGGAGGTACACACATACCTCCAAGCATGAACTATGATATTTAATGGCCTTATATCTGAATGACCTCACGCGTTAGTCTTCTTCAATGAACGTCTTTGTCACTGAAGCCTCCTACTTTCAAACGTAAAAGCACTATCTCAGAAATCTATTTTCTCAGTTTCACAAAGCAAATATTTTGGTAGAATTCGACCGTGCACAAAGCAAGCCAAAAAGAGATTTGTCTTGTATCCACAGGTGCACACGTCTATATCTATGTACATATAAATCACACAAAAGCCATTATTTTAGTCATTTATAAGCTGCTAAataatgccaaaaaaaaaaaatcggtcatTATTTTGACAtcacatttcattttgtttcacATAATTGGGATTAGTTCTCATttccagttgtgttttttttgtcagattacttgtgaaaataatatataatatgtatTTTAGGCTTTTAGATACAGCGCtctgatgttattttttttaattagctgAGTTTCTCTAGTATGAATGGGTGTTTCTGTGGCCCATTGCAAATACGATGTTATCACAATAacacttgttttttatttttttttatttattcccaGGCTACATATAGTATGTGATCTTAAATAGAATTATCTCTGAACTTTTTGAGGTTGTCAGTGGAGCTGTTTGTTGCTCATTTCTATCAAAGACTACTTTTACATGCACTTACATGGACTGACTTCACACAAAGGTGGGATGGCTTTTATTTCTGGTGGGCTTTAGCTTGAAGACTATTCTTGAGGTATTTCCAAGCCCGCTTACAATTTACTTTTAAGTCAGTCAGTGCTATTATATTGTTAAAAAGCTGCAAAGCAGTTGTGAAACGAATAAACGGTAAACTAGATGTAGTAAAAATATCACACTAAGATGAACAATCACAATGCATATATAGTAAAAAGATTACTAGGGAAAAAATGGTTGCCATCAAGTTTGCACACGGCTTTGCTTGTCATATTTACATGGATAgattaaaaatccatccatGACTGGAGAGGTTGTATAattattaagaaaaacaaagaagtGACGCGAATGCAAGAAAGCATGTTTATGATGTTTGGATTTTATTGTGAGAGTGGATGGCTCGATTACAGTTTGGCTGTGCCTTGCAGCGCATTGCTCTCAGGTTGCTTTCACTTTTTCACTTcactggccaaaaaaaaaaacagtggtcACTGCTGGCAAGCGTCTATTCTCTTCTAATAGCGATATATTTTGTGAAAACTTGTACGTGTATATAAAGTTGCAGTCGTGAAAACTGCATTGTAAAACTTTGTACGTTCAAAGTATGCACCTTGAGTTGTTTAACAATGGGTGTCTTTTGGGTGGCTTTACATGATGATGTGTTGACATTAGCATTCAAAGCTAATTGCTACAAGTGTGGGCCTTAAAATGTTATAGTGTAACCGTTTGAATTTTGGACTagatttttttacaaaaattcTATTTCAAATTGTACGATTAGGGATTTTGAATTTCAAGATAGCACTGCAGGTAAAGGTCACGGGTATCATCTAAAGCCAGCCCAACTGCAAGGTGACGCTCTAAATGCATTTAAAGGGAAATGCCACTTGAATAAATCTGTATGAGCGCCTGACTCTCAAACGGAAGTACAAAATGCCAAAGTGCCACACAGATTTTTCCACATAAAGTGGCATTACTCTTTAATTGGGAATTTATGTGAGCTCGATTATTTTTCTCAATGGTGAGTCTTTAAAAATATAGATTTGTCTTTAATGTTAGATAAAACTTGAGTgtataaacataaaaaaaaaagaaaaaaaatgaatgtgtaTAGTCCAAATAATTTTTTGGGctttgctgactttttttttttttttttttcatgaaaaggGACAAGGCCACTTTCGGCCAGCTTGTCTGTTCATGAGAAGGTGAAAACAAACTGCCTAAATGTTTCTTCATATGAAACAATCAGATTGCAAGGCTGCTGTCGCCGTTGTTTCTGGCATTTGGCTCAACGTttgcgtgccccccccccccccctctttgagCTAGTCATTTTGTCACACAttacaagaaaatgtttttggtgTGAagcgaaagagagaaaaataagaACAACTATCGTTAGTGACTTTTAATTGCACTGATGACTACATAATCTTATCTCGAGCCATATCGCAGCTCAGCTCAATTGAAATTGGAGTGATTGTGTTTTATTCAGAAAGGTCCGATCTGATCCAGTTTCAACCAGATTACCATATTTCCTTATATAGTAGACTGGAATGCATTTTGAACTCAACTACAATGGTTAACCATGATTTATCAATTTCAACAAATGATAATAAATTACACGTCAACAAGCCTCcccccctattttttttttttgaagaaagagGCATTAATggcgtttatttttttaaatgcaatgcACAATTAATTTGGCTACGATGTATTCCAGCAGAAGCCACTATGAGGAAATTTTCTCACCATAAAATGGATATCAAATCACTACATGAATACAAGATGTACACAAAACATTCAATTACTTTTTAATTTCAATTCGAAGTTTTTCCAGGCTGTACCCAAGAGCCAAAAACTTTCAAAAAAGAACAACTTGATCTAATATGATTCAGCTTTGTGAAAAAAACTTTCTCGTACTAGTTCAGTGTCCCCCGCATTCTTTCTTATGTATGTGCCGCAAACAACCAAGCCACAAATGTCTGGAATTGACTTTTACTTGTTGATACAAATTGTATCTCTACCTTGAATGTAAATTAAATATCCAATGTATATTATGAAAACAGTTTTATTTAAATGAAGGGGGGGAAATGCCTAATGTGTGTGACACTGTGTGTCACTGGGAGTAGCCCTTAGGTATGTACTATATTTTATTGGGTACAGTAATTAATTTCCTGGGACTTTGATACGCTGGGTCAAGCGCACAACAAGAAAAAAGTGTATGGCTCTAAGCATCActgtacataccgtaatttttggactataagtcgcaccagccataaaatgcccaaaaagtgaaaaaacaacaacatatatatgtatataagtcgctcctgagtataagtcgcccccccccccccaaactatgaaaaaaaacgcgacttatagtttggaaattacggtacttgtgtGTTCCTGTGGATAGGATTTCATGTGTAAATGTAAAACATTAATTCAGTTCACTTGAATGTTGTAACCTATGCTTATTTTCTCCTGATTTGTTGATTTTACCTTGTGTAAAAACATATTtgggtctttaaaaaaaaaaatgcagattgtTACGCACCAAACTAATCTACtttaatggacatttttttttactaaaaactACTAAATGAGAGCACAGTGCTAGTTTTGGATCATTTGtgtattgatgttttttttagattatttttttctcttcaaattTTAATGTAGTGGAATGTTTGGCAGGCGGTTGAAGAACTAATGTTGACATGCAGATAGATACGTGCTTTTTGTTGTTACTTTAACCACTGAAATGTGATATTGAAGTTGTGTATCATTTTGCTGTCCACGGCCAGTTTTGTGTACTTTCAACTGGCGCCCTATGGAAAATGAACTATTTTGAGGTTTTGTGTTGAATAGCATGTCAATGGATGAGATGAAAAaccaaagttgttgtttttttattcttattgttCTCGTACACATTGTGATtcaaacacacattcacactaaTTGTGTACCTATGATACTTGATGCCAGCAAACTCCTAGATGGAGAGATTTGATATGCAGAATGTCAGAACTAGAGGTGTGCTCATTAACACAACTGTACGTATTTACAGTGTAATACTCAGGTTTAACCCCGCTAACATTCAAAAAATCATGATTCAAAAATAGTGAGTTGTCCTGGTGACTTTTCTAAAGTGGTGTGAGTGGACTGTTGTGTCTGCAATGTAAGAAGGAAAACATTGAAGCAAGCTTTTTGTGTTGTGCTTGTCTGCAGTATTGTAATCTACACTGGGTGAAAagctttgctttttcttttttttatttgtagacCAAACTAGACTATTTGAGTCTGTGGGCTCAAACAAAATGTAAGTCTTAATGACGTGTTTCTCACCATGAATAAAGCTACATTATGTTCATACTGTGCTATCGCTTCTTTTAATAATGCAAATGCGTTTTGAggaatgtgcatgtgtgtaactAGTGTTTGCGAGAAAATTACTAGTTTAGAAAATAACTTGCCTAGATCTTCAAGGTAAGATAGGGAGAAGCCTGCTCTTTGTTGCATACTTGCCCTCAGGCTCTGCAAATAATAGGTAGCTTAGCTGAAGGCACCCAAACATTGGTCACAAGCGCCCTTCGGCATTTAACTATAGAGTACtaccattaaaaacaaaatagaatcATAATTAAGAGATTAAAAACGTAGTTAGGTCCATATTTGAGTCtgagcgccctctgctggcgaGATTTGGGCATGGACTAAGGATAGATTTTGCTTACTGTTGTTTTTAAGTTTCTCATTTGGTGAGAACACTCCACGGGAGGTCATCTTACCCGTCTCAAAGTATAACTCACGGGAATGTAACCCAGTGACTCAACACAAAGGTATTTGAGTTGGTTACTTTTTAAGTTATGCAGGCAAAATGTTCCCTCAGGCATTGTGTTATTCTTCTTTCATCCCTTATCTGCAAGAAATGAATTGTGGACGTTACGCAGATCTGGAGGTGGTATTGGGCAAGAACAGAGGACACACCCTGGACAGCTTGTCCACCACAAGGCTGTCATTGGAAAATGAACAAGACTGAATCAGGAGTCTGTAAAGTTTTGCTCGAGAGCCACATTTGATTTTCTACAATGTGGGCCAGATTGTTCCTAGATGCGGTCATGCTTATGTTCTTGTTGTCTTCGACGTGATGAGGAAGTATGCTAGTTGAATGTGTACTGCGTGTTTAGAAATCAGTACAAAGACATCCTTTAACTTGTGGAGCTCTGAGGGAATAGTGTCATGAATCATCTCCCTATAATCAACCAAAGAGAACGAGTCAAGAAGCCAGAGGTCATTGTCTCCTATGATGAAGCATATTTTTTGGAATTGTTGAGACATCTCCTGACTTAGCCCTTCCCATACATAAAGATAGGTCAGATGAAGCCACAAAAGCACAATTTAAAGATTTTACCTCCCTCCATTACTGCATAATCTGACTCACCACATTTTGGGGCCCACGTGAACATTTCTGCTGCGGCGTCTGCTGGCGTGTGTTCCGTTATTCCAGTAGCGTTGGTAACGTGGTGAAGGCTTGCTTTTTCCACTGCCTgcataaaacatttgaaaaaagtaCTTATTAGTACTATTAGTATAGTTACCTACTGCATTCAGGGAATACGAGCAGACTTGTATTTAAGGAGGGTATTTCTGTATCACTTATAGCTTGAACGTAAAGGCcgcggtggaggggggggggattactATGATTCATTTGATGTCAATAATACAAGATATAATTATTCTTCCATCACACAAGTTTTGGGGGAGTTATAGGATTTAGGAGGGGCTTCATGGTGTCTCGTGAGGTCATTCACCACTTTGTCAAGATAGGCCTATATGAGTAGAAAGCATAgtataaggaaaaaaaatcatcagagGGATTAACAAAAATTGAGACTGTAGCCTCCCTGAAAAATATCCATAAAGTTCCCTGAAAAATATCCATAAAGTATTTTTAGCTAATTCGTTACGTTCCACCAATGAGCGCATTGTGCGCGTTTTTTTATTGACACTGCAGTGATTATTTTATATTGGATACAATAAAGAAAAGGGAGTAGGTCTTGGACGAGTCgtgccgagccgagccgagccaggAGAGTGAATACGTGCGGCCATGATGATGCAGCGGCAGCAGGCGGAGTCTGCAGGCTTCAACTAAACCAGCCCAAACCAAAGCGAGCTTCGTTTCTCCTTTCTGTCTGCTGGCTGCTGTCCTGTCATTGGCCTGGGTGTGGTTTCAGAGTCCGGGTACCGTTAACAGGAAATCGAGCTTTcgagtccatttctttttttgaggGCGAAACAAAGACTAATTATTCCCCTCGAAAGTTCAAGATAAGTGTTTTGGTGTGTTTTAAATCATCGAGTAATAGACTGGGCTCGTTTTGGACAGGAAAGGGTTTCACTGGCGCCGTTGTTCTGATGGGAAAAAGTTTTCTGGTGGTTTCGACAACTGTTCGTCTTTTCTAttagtttttttgttgtgtatttttgttttatttccttcTAACCCGAAGCGGACCAACAAAAGCCAAGATGCCGAAAACGGTAAGCTTGAGTTAACCTAACTATTCTTATTGTAAGCCTCTCGTTGTTGATCTTATTGAAGAGAATCCTGTATGTATCCTGCACCGATGTATCAATGTCTATTTTGGAGCGTGTCTTTTTTTACTCGGTGATCCAGACGGTTTATTGTAGTCTTTTTTTAATTCGACGACACAATACTTTCCGTTAGGCGAGtgcgcgtgcgcgctcccgcccCAGCGTCTCTTCATATGAGCGCCTTAAATCACATCCTTCAATGAGGCCTTGAGTCTACTTTGTATCACAATCCCGAGTTCCCACGTAGGTGGCACGGTTGAGAATCACGTCCCAGAGTGGCTTTGTCCTGGGTGGGCGCCCTCCagttccccctcccctcctccccgGTAGCCATGGAGCTCGTGTTTCCGGAGGCCTCCCCATCCAGCCGGGGCTAGCTAGCAAGTAGAAGCCGAGATTGGGGCTGTCAAGCCGGCCCAGTGTGTGTGTCCTGCAGCCTCGGCTCTACCTGGCCCAAAAAGATGATACTATAAGATTATTTTGTGACATCAAATTAAATTCAGCAATTTGTTTTAAGGTGACGTAGCTGGGAACAATGAAGAGCACGCCTCCTCTCATTGTTGGGGGTGCACATAGTCTTTGTCTAATTCAAACTGCATGAATCTTATGTTTTTAAACGTtaacctctttttttcttttttgatttATGAGATAAACATTTGAACGTAGTGGAATAAAAGTCTTGCACACAGTGGGGCATTTGTTACCCATGACTCGTGATACTATACAGGATTCTATATGCTATAAATGTCTAAATGCATGTCTTTGTTTATTAATGGGGGAACTTTGAAATGCTAACTTTCTTTAACAATACGACTGGTTTCAAACTGGGGTCCAtacaatttacaaaaaaataaataaaatagaccTACACACTGGGATGTgtcaacaaaataaacaaagcaaTTACTCCTCCTCCCTTTGGGCCAATTAAAATCTCTGTGATGATTTTGACATTGTACCACAAATCTCACATGCCTGTATCCATGTAGCATTTTTAGCTTGAGGTGATTGATAAATATTTAAATCTAATTAGATTTCATTTAGCGAGGGTCCTTTCTATTATATATAGGTCATAAATATTTAGGCAGAAATATTTAGGGCTGCACTgttgcatataaaaaaaaacatgttttttttttctgttttttttctattcacaATGTCATGTTTAATACGTGGCCCTACAACCAAACACAATGCTATAGTGTGAGTGTTTGctacacttttaaaaaaataggttTAGCCTGTTAGTAATGTGCCAATTGTCTGAGTAGTGCAGCCAGGATACTGTTAGCCTCGACAAAAATGGCATGATCTGCAGTTTGCAGAGGTTTGCAGAAGGAGCTTCTACAAGCAATAAACCAGTGTGTTTTCGtgttaagaaaaaaagaaacaaaaaatgggACAAAGAGGAAGATCACTAgccataaatgaaaataaaatgctttCGGAATGAAAAGTTTTGAACTTCCTAACTTCCTGAGATTGGAGCTAAAACCATAATTTGGAAACTATAGGGCAGGCAAAACATAGTAAAGAAGGAAGTGAGATAATGTGATTCGACAAtaaagttaatttttttttgccaagtgAAAGTTTCCTTTGGAGAAGTGTGGCACACACAAGTCAGCATTTGATTCAAAAGTTGCGCGTCTGTGCCGTCCTGCCGTCTGCACTCAAGTTTCTCAAGGAAGTCATGGTGTGACTCAAATTTTCTGCTCTTACATCAGTTCCTTTCTGGTAATTTCCTCGCCCGCAGCCTTATATGGACTTTCACATCACGGTCTAGCTGCTCTCCTCCCAACTTCCCCCAGCCTGTTCCTCACATGCCGTGCACCACTCAAGATTACGCTGAGGCACTCTATCAACCTTAAAGTGTCATTTTATCACCAGTTGCTGTGATTCCTTTACTGTGTCGGCTTTAAAACGCTCCGTAATAAAATCATGATACATTTTAGTTCAACTTtaggagaaagaaaaatgaaaaatccgTATGTCAACATTTTCAGTATACACACTAATATCGACATATTCTCAAATATAAATCTTACTTACCATTTCAGTCGAAAGTCAACAACATTGGTGGTTTTCTTGCTAGGTGGACAAACATTAAGTGTGTGTGGCTATGGTGATTTGGTCAATGGAAAGACGTGGAGGTATGCTAGCGAGGGGATTTAAGGAGGCCGTAGTGCGCATAGCAGAGCAGATTAGCAGGTTGTAGAGTTAGAGGTGGTGGATCAAGTgaatgcttttttatttttttttatttt
The Syngnathus typhle isolate RoL2023-S1 ecotype Sweden linkage group LG15, RoL_Styp_1.0, whole genome shotgun sequence DNA segment above includes these coding regions:
- the zc3h12b gene encoding probable ribonuclease ZC3H12B; this encodes MEKHPCREENIDSSRDRHAPDEPEDGSSSDSDAEEQLRQKAQVNSNKKWEPLAVVTKPHRQLCRSPCLDRPSFSQSSTVQDSREDETAAGSAVKAASKKDYQTKMDFALKLGYSGEQVEMVLSKVGAAALINDILAELVRLGNKVEPESQPCSTAAAAASASLSLTPCVKETVSPEVSVEEESVDPYDNLRPIVIDGSNVAMSHGNKEVFSCRGIQLAVEWFIEKGHKDITVFVPAWRKEQSRPDALITDQEILRKLEKEKILVFTPSRRVQGRRVVCYDDRFIVKLAYDSDGIIVSNDNYRDLQNEKPEWKKFIEERLLMYSFVNDKFMPPDDPLGRHGPSLENFLRKRPVVPEHKKQPCPYGKKCTYGHKCKYYHPERVNQPLRSVADELRAFAKLSAVKTMSEGALAKYGTGPSTVTRDGNSEVKRVAPKRQSDPSIRSVACESPESLSVMRKSETNSVPSLVTALSVPTMQPLKSHAAGALNTRSASSPVPGSLQFSHSSLEHMSSVQYPPILVTNSHGASVTYSEQFPKYDSVSDHGYYSLHSDFSNMSMSSMHNVDSFCSMEHEHVVCQRTRSHCAESCLGHSNSDSFPSYGDMYPSSVDGSLEESMKGQQQSPATGRMQTFGFRHEALTRVQSYGPEEPKQGPRKQPAPHLPPHIQHVAVGARSSCPGDYPVAQNVLPPLSSQPTRSLGMTRMDSVSDSRLYDSNPMRQRRPPLCREQHASWDPLPCGNESYGYHSYPLSNSLMPCCERVMVRSMPDKMEQIWNVPWEASAAAEHQERYVVPEHQYQTYRNLCNIFPAYVVHSVMEKNPHLTDPQQLAAVIVTNLRSCH